The Acidimicrobiales bacterium sequence GTCCTACCTCTCGGTGTTCGACCTCATGCGCCGCATCGGCTCCGGTGCCGTCTTCGCCCACCTCAACGACGCCGCCCGCTCCAGCTTCGCTCGGGTCGGCCTCCAGGACGAGCCCATCGCCGGTGTCGAGGGCCTCCGCACGCCCGGCGTCCACCCCGGCGAGTTCGACGACCACTACACCCCGGTGTGCCTCCCGGTGACCGAGGGCAACGTCGCCGTGATCGAGGCCCTCAGCCCGGCCATGGCCGCCTCCCGCTGGTCCCCCGAGCCACCCCCCTGGTGGTGAGCCCCGGCCGACGATCTCCTTCCCCCACCGTCCCCCGGCCCTCTCGGGCCCTGCGTCACACCACCCCCGACCCGCCTCCCTCCCGGAACCGCGGGCCGAACCGAACCCACCCCCGCGACGGGAGGTCGCGCCGCCGATGAGCAACATCGTCCAAGAAACCGCACCCCGCCTGGATCAGAAGGCGACCACGCCGGGGCTCCACATCACCGTCCGCCTCGGCACCGGGTCGGGCCCGACCCACCTGGCCGCCTTCGACGCCGCCCTGCAGGCCGCCGGGGTCGCCGACCGGAACCTGCTGCTCCTCAGCTCGATCATCCCCCCCGGGGCCACGGTCGAGCGCACCCCGGAGGCCCAGACCTGCCCGGGAGGCTGGGGCGATCGCCTCTACGTGGTCATGGCCGAGGAGCGGGTGGAGCGGCCCCACGAGGAGGCCTGGGCCGGCGTGGGCTGGCGGCAGGACCCCGAGTCCGGGGCCGGCCTCTTCGTCGAGCACCACGGCCACTCCGAGCACCAGGTCGAGGCCGACCTCCTGACCTCGCTCCAGGCCATCTCCGACGGGCGGCCGCCCCGGGACTGGGAGCCCCCGCAGATCGCCATGACCGGGGTGGTGTGCGAGACCGACCCGGTCTGCGCCCTGGCTGTGGCCTGCTTCCAGAGCGAGCCGTGGCGGCCCGAGGTGATCGATCTGCGCGACGGCTGACGGCGGGCGGTGTCTCGCCGCGCAGAGAGTCGGCGAGAATGCCTGCAATCCCCGGTCGCGCCGGCCGATCATGACAGAGTGACCAGCGTGGGAGTGCGCGACACGAGCGAGGAAGCGCGGGCCGACGACGCTCCGCGTCCGCCCCGCCACTGGATGGCCATCATCGCCGTCGGCGTGTCGCTGGCTGCGCTGGGCACCGTGTTCACCGACTACCGGCCGATCGTGGCCGTGGTCACCGGCGCCTTCGCCCTGACCAGCTGCATCCTCTTCGTCACCAAGCACCAGCGCGAGACCATCCGCCCCCTGGCCGTCATCCTGGCCAGCGGGCCCATCGGCCTGCTGGGCGTGATCGCCCCCACGGTGCAGGAGGTGGCGACCGGGCGGCCCCCGGACTTCCCCGGCCTGTCCGAGGTGTTCTTCGCCGCCTGCTACGTCGCCCTCATCATCGGCATCGAGGGCCTGCGCCGGGCCCGGACGGCCCAGTCCGACAGCGAGGGCCTGGTCGACGGGACCATCGTGTCGGTGTCGATCAGCCTGGTGGTGTGGGTCGTGGCCCTCGGCCCCGCCCTGCGCCAGCCCGGCCAGTCCGGGGCCGCCATCGCCACCAACCTGACCTTCGGGGTGCTGAGCGCGGTGATCATCGCGGTGACGGTGCGCCTGGCCATCGGGCCCGGCGCCCGGGCCCCGTCGTGGTACCTGCTGGCCGTGGCCATCGCCGCCTTCGTCACCGCCGATGTGGCCGTGTCGATCTCGCCCGACATCCCCCCGGCCCTCTCGCCCATCGTCTACACGTTCTTCGGGGCCGCGGTGCTCCACCCGAGCATGCCCCGCCTGGTCGAGCGCGACCTGCGCCCCACCACCCGGGTCGGCATGGGCCGCTTCGTGATGCTGGCCATCGCCCTGGTGGTGGCCCCCCTCACCCTCGTCGTCCTGGCCACCGAGGGCGACGCCGTGGACCTGGTGGTCGTCTCCATCGGCTCGCTGGTCCTGTCCGGCCTGGTCCTCGTCCGCCTCACGCTGCTGATCCGGGCCGGGAGCGAGCAGGCCCGCCTCGAACAGGCCCTCCGGCAGGCGTCCGAGCGCCTCCTGCAGGCCGCCGACCGGCCGGCCCTGGAAGCCGCCGCCTTCGACGCCGCCCGCCTCCTCATCGGCCGGGTCAGCGACGTCGACATCGCCGTGGTCGAGCAGGTGTCCGAGGGCGACGTGGCCATCCCCCTCGGCGCCGGCCGGCCCTCGGTCCAGGTCCACGCCCCCGGCGGCCTGCCGGCGGCCCAGAAGCGGGCCCTCGGCGCCCTGGCCACCAACGTGGCCCTGGCCCTGGAGACGGCCGAACTGTCCGAGGCCCTCCAGCGCACCCGCTCCGAGCGCCGCTTCCGGGCCCTGGTCGAGAACTCCTCCGACCTGGTGATGGTCATCGACGCCGACGGCCTCCTCTCCTTCGTCAGCCCCGCCGCCCGGCGCCTGTTGGGCCGGGACGAGGCGACACTGATGGGCACCTCGCCCACCCAGCTGCCCTTCGCCGATGACGTCGCCCTGCTCTCCGGGCTGCTCGAACGGGCCGACGCCACCAGCTTCACCCACCCCGTGGAGGTCCGCCTCCGCCACGTGGACGGCACCCCCCGCTGGTTCGAGGTGGCCGCCCGCGACCTGCGCGACGAGCCCGAGATCGCCGGCTTCGTGCTCAACTGCCGCGAGGTCAGCGACCGCAAGGACGCCGAGCTCCGCCTGTTCCGCAGCGAGGCCCGCTTCCGGGCCCTGGTCCAGAACGTGAGCGACGTGGTGGCCGTCATCGACGACTGGGGCCGGTTCACCTACGTGTCGCCGGCGGTCACGCCCCTGCTCGGCTACCGGGCCGAGCAGCTGCTCGACACGCCGGCGACCAGCATCATCGCCACCGACCAGCGCCACTTGGCCCAGGACCTCCTCCTCTCCGCCCTGCGCGACGTGGCCGAGCGCTCCAACCCCAACAGCATCGAGCTGCGGGCCATCGCCCTCGACGGCAGCATCCGCACCCTCGACGTCACCGTCAGCGACCTGCGCCACGAGCCCGCCGTGCACGGCATCGTGCTCAACGCCCGAGACGTGACCGTGCGCAAGCAGCTGGAGTCGAGCCTGCGCCACCAGGCCCACCACGACGCCCTCACCGGCCTGGCCAACCGCACCCGCTTCACCGAGATGGTCGAGCACGCCGCGGCCGAGGGCGCCAGCGCGGCCTGCGTCCTGTTCGTCGACCTCGACGACTTCAAGACCGTGAACGACAGCCTCGGGCACGCGGTGGGCGACGAGCTCCTCATCGCCGTGGCCGGCCGGCTCAGCGCCAACCTGCCGCCCGAGGCCACGCCGGCCCGCCTGGGCGGTGACGAGTTCGCCGTGCTGGTCCGGCCCACCGCGGACGACCTGGGCCCGGTGGGCGTGGCCCTACGCCTGCTGCACGAGCTGCGGGTGCCCTTCGACATCAACGGGTGGGAGATCGTGGTCACGGCCTCCATCGGCATCGCCGCCATCGGGGGCGACGGCATCACCGCCGAGGTCGTGCTGCGCAACGCCGACATGGCCATGTACCTGGCCAAGGAGCGGGGCAAGGACCGCGTCGAGCTGTTCGAGGAGGCGATGCACGTCACCGCCTTCGAGCGCCTGGAGCTCAAGGCCGACCTGGCCCGAGCCATCACCTCGGGCCAGCTGGCCCTGGTGTACCAACCGGTCGTGTCGCTGGAGACGGGCCGCATCACCGGCGCCGAGGCCCTGGTGCGCTGGGACCACCCCCGGCGGGGCCGCCTCTCCCCCGACGCCTTCATCGCCATCGCCGAGGAGACCGGCCTCATCGTCCAGCTCGGCCAGTGGGTGCTGGAGGAGGCCTGCCAGCAGCTCCGCACCTGGCAGCTCACCCTGCCCCCGGGGGCCGCCCTGTCGATGAGCGTGAACCTGTCGGTGCGCCAGCTGGAGCAGGCCTCCATCGTCGATGCCGTGCGCGACACCGTCGACCAGTTCGGACTCGACCCCAAGACCCTGACCCTGGAGATCACCGAGACGGTGATCATCGACCACATGGAGACCGACCGGAGCCGGCTCACGGCCCTGAAGGAGCTGGGCGTGCAGATCGCCCTCGACGACTTCGGGGTGGGCTACTCGTCCCTGCGCTACGTCGACGACCTGCCGGTGGACATCCTCAAGGTGGACCGCAGCTTCGTGGGGGGCATCACCGGCAGTGAGCCCACCCCGGTGCTGGAGGCCATCGTGGCCCTGGGCGGCCGCCTGGGCGTCCACACCGTGGCCGAGGGGATCGAGAACCCCCACCAGCTGGCCGCCCTCAAGGCCATCGGCTGCGACCTGGGCCAGGGCTACTGGTTCTCGCCGCCGCTGGCCCCCGACGCCTACGAGGACCTGCTGGCCCGCAACATCGCCCACGGCGGCTTCGACACCAGCGCCGAGAGCGAGGGCGGGTTCAACCAGGAGCCCGACACCTCGGGCCAGGACGCCACCCGGCCCCGCGACCGCAACGACCGGTCCTGACCTGCGGCCCGGGCCCGAGCGGCCCCGGGCAACGGCGCTGAAGGGCCGGGGGACAGGGCGATAGCGTGCCCGCGTGCCCGGTCCGATCTTCGTCTCCCGCCTGGCGCGGCTCCCGCTGCTCGACGCCGACGGCCACGCCATCGGCCGGGTCGACGACGTGGTGGCCGTGCCCTCCGGCGCCGAGCCGGCCCGGGTGCTGGGCCTGGTGGCCACGGTCGAGCGGCGCCGCATCTTCGTGAACGAGGCCCGCCTGGGGGCCATCGACCCCACCGGCGTGCGCCTCCGCTCCGGCACCATCGACGTGCGCCCCTTCCGCCAGCGGGCCGGGGAGACGTTGCTCATCGGCGAGATCCAGGGCACCCGGGTGGGCGACGACTACATCGTCGACACCGCCATCGAGGAGTCGCCCCGCACCGGCTTCTGGTTCGTGGTGGCCGTGGCCCTGGGCGGCCGGGGTCCCCTCCGCCGCCGCGGCCGCACCCGGGTGGTGGAGTGGAGCGACGTGGCCGTCCGCTTCGACGCCGGCCCCGAGTACGCCGAGGTGGCCGAGCTGCGCAACATGCACCAGAGCGACGTGGCCGAACGCATCCGGGGCCTGCCCCACGCCAAGCGCCGGCGCCTGGCCGAGCTCATGGAGGACGACCGCCTGGCCGACCTGCTGGAGGAGCTGCCCGAGGACGAGCAGATCCGCCTCATCCAGGGCCTGGACCTGGAGCGGGCGGCCCACGTGCTGGAGGAGATGGAGCCCGACGACGCCGCCGACCTGCTGGGCGAGATGTCCGAGGCCGAGCGCCAGCGCCTCCTGGCCGCCATGGAGCCGCAGGAGTCGACGCCCCTGCGCCGCCTCCTGGCCTACGACGAGGACACCGCGGGCGGGCTCATGACCCCCGAGCCGGTGATCCTCCAGGGCTCCACCACGGTGGCCGAGGCCCTGGCCACCGTGCGCCAGCCGGACCTGCCCATGGAGCTGGCGGCCCAGGTCTTCGTGGTCCAGCCCCCCACGTCCACGCCCACCGGCCGCTTCATCGGCAGCATCCCGTTCCAGCGCCTGCTCCGCGAGCCCCCCGGCACGGCCCTGGCCGACTGCGCCTACCGGGACCCCGAGCCCGTCCCCCCCGAGATGCCCCTGCGCGACGTGGCCGAGCGCCTGGCCGCCTACGACGCCCTGGCCGTGCCGGTGTGCGACTCGGCCCACCGGCTGGTCGGGGCGGTCACCGTCGACGACGTGCTCGACCACGTCCTGCCCCGCGACTGGCGCCGGCGCCGGCGGTCGCGGTCCCACCTGGCCGGGGGCGGCTGATGGCCGGCCGGCGCACCGACCTGTCCCGCCCCCGTCGCCGCCTGGCCTGGTCGAGCTTCTACGACCCTGAGGCCTTCGGCCGGTTCTCGGAGGCCATCGCCCGCTTCCTGGGCACCGGCAGCTTCCTCATGGGCCAGACCGTCCTGGTGGCCATCTGGATCGGGCTCAACGTGGCCATGGTCCGCTACCGCTGGGACCCGTACCCCTTCACCTTGCTCAACCTGGCCTTCTCGACCCAGGCCGCCTACGCCGCCCCGCTGATCCTGCTGGCCCAGAACCGCCAGGACGACCGGGACCGCCGCCAGGCCGAGCGCGACCGGGGCCTGTACCAGCGCACCCAGGCCGACACCGAGTACCTGGCCCGGGAGCTGGCGTCGGTGCGCATCGCCCTGGCCGACGTGGTCACCACCGAGGACCTGCGCGACTCGGTCGACCGGGTCGCCACCGCCCTGGAGAAGGTGGCGGCCCGCCTCGACGCCCTGGAGCCCCGGCTGGGCCTGGCCGGCGACGAGGCCGACACGACCCCGGCCCCGTAGCGGGCTCAGCCGCCCAGCTCGTTGCCGACCAGGGGCTCGAGCCGCAGCTCCGGCTGGTCGGCGGCCACCCGGTCGAGCCAGAACCGGCTCTCGAACAGGGCCAGGCGGGTGCCGTCGGCCCGCTCCAGCACGGTGACCCCCCGCATGCCCCGAAGGGCCGGCGTGCTGTCGACGTCGGTGACCCGGGCCACCGTGTAGGACGTGGGGCTGAGCTGCACGGGGGCCCCGAACTCGTTCTCCAACCGGTGGACGGCCACCTCGAACTGCATGGGCCCCACCGCGGCCAGCACCGGGGCCTGGTCGCCGAGGTCGAGGTCGCGCAGGACCTGGACCACGCCCTCCTCGTCGAGCTGGGCCACGCCCCGCCGGAACTGCTTGGCCTTGCCGGTGTCGCGGGCCCGCACCACCGCGAACTGCTCGGGGGCGAAGCTGGGGATCTCGGGGTAGGCGACCTGCTCGCCCAGGTACAGGGTGTCGCCCACCCGCACGTCGGTGGCGTTGACCAGGCCCACCACGTCCCCCGGCCAGGCCACCTCGATGGTCTCCCGCTCCTGGCCGAAGACGGAGTGGGCGTACTTGGTGGCGAACGGCTTGTGGGTGCGGGCGTGGGTGACCACCATCCCCCGCTCGAAGCGTCCCGAGCACACCCGCAGGTAGGCGATGCGGTCCCGGTGGGCCCGGTCCATGTTGGACTGGACCTTGAACACGAAGCCCGAGAACGGGGCGTCCAGGGGGCGCTCCCGGCCGGCCCCGTCGGACCGGGGGCTGGGGGGCGGGGCCAGGTCGACCAGGGCGTCGAGCAGGAGCCGGACCCCGAAGTTGGTGAGGGCCGAGCCGAAGAACGTGGGCGAGGTCTCCCCGGCCCGGAACAGC is a genomic window containing:
- a CDS encoding peptide chain release factor 3 — protein: MSDPDGTGVGRATGPVGGREQAPAEAARRRTFAIISHPDAGKTTLTEKFLLYGGALTTAAGAVKAREGRRAATSDWMEMERQRGISITSTVLQFPYRDCVVNLLDTPGHRDFSEDTYRVLAAADAAVMVLDAAKGIEPQTLKLFEVCRARGLPLLTFVNKWDRPGRDPLEVIDEVEERIGVVPTPITWPVGLAGDFRGVVDRRTGAYVRFTRVARGATEAPEELLDAGAAAELEGESWTRAADELSLLDEVGAEHDDELFRAGETSPTFFGSALTNFGVRLLLDALVDLAPPPSPRSDGAGRERPLDAPFSGFVFKVQSNMDRAHRDRIAYLRVCSGRFERGMVVTHARTHKPFATKYAHSVFGQERETIEVAWPGDVVGLVNATDVRVGDTLYLGEQVAYPEIPSFAPEQFAVVRARDTGKAKQFRRGVAQLDEEGVVQVLRDLDLGDQAPVLAAVGPMQFEVAVHRLENEFGAPVQLSPTSYTVARVTDVDSTPALRGMRGVTVLERADGTRLALFESRFWLDRVAADQPELRLEPLVGNELGG
- a CDS encoding pyruvoyl-dependent arginine decarboxylase is translated as MSNIVQETAPRLDQKATTPGLHITVRLGTGSGPTHLAAFDAALQAAGVADRNLLLLSSIIPPGATVERTPEAQTCPGGWGDRLYVVMAEERVERPHEEAWAGVGWRQDPESGAGLFVEHHGHSEHQVEADLLTSLQAISDGRPPRDWEPPQIAMTGVVCETDPVCALAVACFQSEPWRPEVIDLRDG
- a CDS encoding EAL domain-containing protein, with product MTSVGVRDTSEEARADDAPRPPRHWMAIIAVGVSLAALGTVFTDYRPIVAVVTGAFALTSCILFVTKHQRETIRPLAVILASGPIGLLGVIAPTVQEVATGRPPDFPGLSEVFFAACYVALIIGIEGLRRARTAQSDSEGLVDGTIVSVSISLVVWVVALGPALRQPGQSGAAIATNLTFGVLSAVIIAVTVRLAIGPGARAPSWYLLAVAIAAFVTADVAVSISPDIPPALSPIVYTFFGAAVLHPSMPRLVERDLRPTTRVGMGRFVMLAIALVVAPLTLVVLATEGDAVDLVVVSIGSLVLSGLVLVRLTLLIRAGSEQARLEQALRQASERLLQAADRPALEAAAFDAARLLIGRVSDVDIAVVEQVSEGDVAIPLGAGRPSVQVHAPGGLPAAQKRALGALATNVALALETAELSEALQRTRSERRFRALVENSSDLVMVIDADGLLSFVSPAARRLLGRDEATLMGTSPTQLPFADDVALLSGLLERADATSFTHPVEVRLRHVDGTPRWFEVAARDLRDEPEIAGFVLNCREVSDRKDAELRLFRSEARFRALVQNVSDVVAVIDDWGRFTYVSPAVTPLLGYRAEQLLDTPATSIIATDQRHLAQDLLLSALRDVAERSNPNSIELRAIALDGSIRTLDVTVSDLRHEPAVHGIVLNARDVTVRKQLESSLRHQAHHDALTGLANRTRFTEMVEHAAAEGASAACVLFVDLDDFKTVNDSLGHAVGDELLIAVAGRLSANLPPEATPARLGGDEFAVLVRPTADDLGPVGVALRLLHELRVPFDINGWEIVVTASIGIAAIGGDGITAEVVLRNADMAMYLAKERGKDRVELFEEAMHVTAFERLELKADLARAITSGQLALVYQPVVSLETGRITGAEALVRWDHPRRGRLSPDAFIAIAEETGLIVQLGQWVLEEACQQLRTWQLTLPPGAALSMSVNLSVRQLEQASIVDAVRDTVDQFGLDPKTLTLEITETVIIDHMETDRSRLTALKELGVQIALDDFGVGYSSLRYVDDLPVDILKVDRSFVGGITGSEPTPVLEAIVALGGRLGVHTVAEGIENPHQLAALKAIGCDLGQGYWFSPPLAPDAYEDLLARNIAHGGFDTSAESEGGFNQEPDTSGQDATRPRDRNDRS
- a CDS encoding CBS domain-containing protein — translated: MPGPIFVSRLARLPLLDADGHAIGRVDDVVAVPSGAEPARVLGLVATVERRRIFVNEARLGAIDPTGVRLRSGTIDVRPFRQRAGETLLIGEIQGTRVGDDYIVDTAIEESPRTGFWFVVAVALGGRGPLRRRGRTRVVEWSDVAVRFDAGPEYAEVAELRNMHQSDVAERIRGLPHAKRRRLAELMEDDRLADLLEELPEDEQIRLIQGLDLERAAHVLEEMEPDDAADLLGEMSEAERQRLLAAMEPQESTPLRRLLAYDEDTAGGLMTPEPVILQGSTTVAEALATVRQPDLPMELAAQVFVVQPPTSTPTGRFIGSIPFQRLLREPPGTALADCAYRDPEPVPPEMPLRDVAERLAAYDALAVPVCDSAHRLVGAVTVDDVLDHVLPRDWRRRRRSRSHLAGGG
- a CDS encoding DUF1003 domain-containing protein — its product is MAGRRTDLSRPRRRLAWSSFYDPEAFGRFSEAIARFLGTGSFLMGQTVLVAIWIGLNVAMVRYRWDPYPFTLLNLAFSTQAAYAAPLILLAQNRQDDRDRRQAERDRGLYQRTQADTEYLARELASVRIALADVVTTEDLRDSVDRVATALEKVAARLDALEPRLGLAGDEADTTPAP